The following coding sequences lie in one Peromyscus maniculatus bairdii isolate BWxNUB_F1_BW_parent chromosome 3, HU_Pman_BW_mat_3.1, whole genome shotgun sequence genomic window:
- the LOC102926454 gene encoding C-type lectin domain family 4 member A: MASPNIYTDVNFKTQPVSSGTISDSSSAPPKKTTIHKSSPGFPTLLLASLIFFLLMAILTSVALIILFQMYSDLLEEKNTMKQLNHTKLDCMKDPASVEDKVWSCCPKDWKPFSSHCYFTATSPASWRESEEKCSSMGAHLMVIHSQEEQDFITKILDSQAAYYIGLLDPGHRQWCWVDQTPYNESATFWHPGDPNNDNEQCVIINHRDSGWGWNDVPCSGEQKSVCQMKKIYL; this comes from the exons ATGGCTTCGCCAAACATTTACACAGACGTGAACTTCAAAACTCAACCTGTTTCCTCAGGCACTATCTCAGACTCATCTTCAG CTCCTCCAAAGAAGACCACCATTCACAAAAGTAGTCCTGGCTTTCCCACGCTGCTTCTTGCCTCATTGATATTTTTCCTGCTGATGGCAATCTTAACCTCTGTTGCTCTGATCA TTCTGTTTCAAATGTATTCTGATctccttgaagaaaaaaatactatgaaaCAACTGAATCACACAAAATTGGATTGTATGAAAGACCCCGCATCTGTGGAAG ACAAAGTCTGGAGCTGTTGCCCAAAGGATTGGAAGCCATTTAGTTCCCACTGCTATTTCACTGCGACTAGCCCAGCATCttggagagagagtgaggagaagTGCTCCAGCATGGGTGCTCATCTGATGgtgatccacagccaggaagagcaG GATTTCATCACCAAGATCTTGGATTCTCAAGCTGCTTACTATATTGGCCTTTTGGATCCGGGCCACCGACAGTGGTGCTGGGTTGATCAGACACCATACAATGAAAGTGCCAC gttctggcaCCCAGGTGACCCCAACAATGACAATGAACAATGTGTTATAATAAATCATCGAGATTCTGGTTGGGGCTGGAATGACGTCCCTTGCAGTGGTGAACAGAAGTCAGTTTGCcagatgaagaaaatatactTATGA